The region TATACGCCATGCCCACGGACGCGCTCTGTCAAAAGACATGAGAACCTTGCTAAAATTTTGCCACAGCAGGAAGCTTCGGCCGCTGTGGCTTTGGTCAACGCCAACAAGAATCTCAACCAGCCTACAACCACTGCCCCTTCCGACGCCAGCCAACCCTCTGATTTGGTACGGCCACCGATCCGCCCGGGTCAGCGCAATCACCAGCGCACCGGTTCCGCCGGCTCTCTgggttcttcttctttcctttcccGTACCGCCTCGCCGGCCAAGTTTGATAAATACGGTCGTCGCATTCTTACACCGCCCAACACACGAGCCAACTCCTCGTATGGATCAATACCGGGAACCCCTCGTGGAGAGGTGAGCAGTATTCCTTGCCGTCGCTCAAGGCTTGGTGTTTGTCTCCATCACACTTCGGTCCGATGCTAAAAAAGTCGTACTTTTGAACCACAGCAGATAAGCGACGACGATG is a window of Podospora pseudopauciseta strain CBS 411.78 chromosome 1, whole genome shotgun sequence DNA encoding:
- a CDS encoding hypothetical protein (EggNog:ENOG503PEVP); the protein is MESIQLAQMLADLSDLNAAQEASAAVALVNANKNLNQPTTTAPSDASQPSDLVRPPIRPGQRNHQRTGSAGSLGSSSFLSRTASPAKFDKYGRRILTPPNTRANSSYGSIPGTPRGEQISDDDVDRAGSLMALYEIRAKLKDQDNRSLLKLREKITSLQLARQQQERLEKGPTSLTGFAGETANKSRYSYPKHS